Proteins encoded in a region of the Nitrospira sp. genome:
- a CDS encoding histidine phosphatase family protein, giving the protein MSEDLPIVYLARHGETAWTISRQHTGLTDLPLTERGERTARRLGERLKGLTFAKVLTSPLQRAARTCELAGFGAVAEVDRDLVEWDYGRYEGRRTDEIRAERPDWELFRDGCPGGESPKQVGERADRVVRRVRAVTGDVLLFTSGHFMRVLATSWLGLEPTVNCKFFMLSTASLSALGYEHDLSRPVIRLWNETRHVDV; this is encoded by the coding sequence ATGAGCGAAGATCTTCCGATCGTCTACCTGGCCAGGCACGGTGAGACCGCTTGGACCATCTCGCGCCAGCATACAGGACTGACCGATTTGCCGCTGACTGAGCGGGGCGAGCGCACCGCTCGCCGGCTTGGAGAACGGCTGAAAGGATTGACATTCGCCAAGGTGTTGACGAGTCCGTTGCAACGGGCAGCCCGAACATGCGAACTGGCTGGCTTCGGGGCAGTGGCTGAAGTCGATCGGGATCTGGTCGAGTGGGACTACGGCCGGTATGAAGGACGCCGCACGGATGAGATTCGGGCGGAACGTCCGGACTGGGAACTGTTCCGCGATGGATGCCCGGGAGGGGAATCCCCTAAACAAGTCGGCGAGCGTGCCGACCGTGTCGTGCGGCGGGTGCGCGCGGTGACAGGGGACGTCTTGCTGTTTACCAGTGGGCACTTCATGCGCGTGTTAGCCACCAGCTGGCTTGGGCTTGAACCGACGGTCAATTGTAAGTTCTTCATGCTGAGCACGGCGAGCTTGAGTGCCTTGGGGTACGAACATGACCTATCCCGTCCGGTGATCCGACTGTGGAATGAGACTCGCCATGTAGACGTTTGA
- the pgi gene encoding glucose-6-phosphate isomerase: MTSGAVPLTQGVAWKALQEHYEAVKGLHMRDLFAKDPGRGARLVCEAQGIYLDYSKNRLRDDTMRLLLELADTGGLRAGIDAMFRGEKLNVTEHRAVLHVALRAPAGAAIRVDGENVVPKVHAVIEKMAGFANLVRSGQWKGHTGKRIRTVVNIGIGGSDLGPVMAYEALRAYSDRALAVRFVSNVDATDIAESTRDLDPAETLFIICSKTFTTQETLTNAQTARAWCLQALKDDGAVARHFVAVSTNAGEVAKFGIDPANMFEFWDWVGGRYSLPSAIGLSLMVAIGPERFREMLAGYHAMDEHFRTAPFDKNLPVLLGLIGLWYVNFFNAESQAILPYDHYLGRLSAYLQQLDMESNGKRVDRGGSVVNYQTGPVIWGQPGTNGQHAFYQLIHQGTRLIPCDFIGFCRSLNPRGQHHDLLASNLFAQTEALAFGKTAAEVEAEGVTPALVPHRTFPGNRPTNTILVEQLTPEMFGKLIALYEHKVFVQGTVWRINSFDQWGVELGKVLAKRITPELTSGTDPDLRHDSSTNALIRRYRRFRLTG; encoded by the coding sequence ATGACGAGCGGTGCAGTTCCACTGACGCAAGGTGTTGCTTGGAAGGCGCTTCAGGAACATTACGAGGCGGTCAAGGGCCTGCACATGCGGGATCTGTTTGCAAAAGATCCCGGGCGCGGCGCACGTCTGGTGTGTGAGGCGCAGGGAATCTATCTTGATTATTCGAAAAACCGCCTCAGGGACGACACGATGCGTCTGTTGCTGGAACTCGCCGACACCGGCGGCTTGCGCGCCGGTATCGACGCGATGTTCCGTGGCGAGAAGCTCAATGTGACCGAGCATCGCGCGGTTCTCCACGTCGCGCTGCGCGCTCCCGCCGGTGCCGCCATTCGAGTGGATGGCGAGAACGTCGTGCCGAAGGTCCACGCGGTGATCGAGAAGATGGCCGGCTTCGCAAACCTTGTGCGCAGCGGCCAGTGGAAAGGTCATACCGGCAAGCGCATTCGCACTGTCGTGAACATCGGAATCGGGGGCTCGGACCTGGGGCCCGTCATGGCCTACGAGGCGCTGCGGGCCTACAGCGATCGCGCCCTGGCGGTTCGGTTCGTCTCGAACGTTGATGCGACCGATATCGCTGAGTCGACGCGGGACCTCGATCCGGCGGAGACCCTGTTCATCATCTGCTCGAAGACATTTACCACGCAGGAGACCCTCACGAACGCACAGACCGCGCGGGCCTGGTGCCTGCAAGCGCTTAAAGACGACGGGGCGGTGGCCCGCCACTTCGTGGCTGTGTCCACGAATGCGGGGGAAGTCGCGAAATTCGGAATCGATCCTGCCAACATGTTCGAATTCTGGGACTGGGTCGGAGGCCGCTACTCGCTGCCTTCGGCCATCGGCCTCTCACTGATGGTCGCCATCGGACCAGAGCGATTCCGTGAGATGCTGGCCGGATACCATGCCATGGACGAGCATTTCCGGACCGCTCCGTTCGACAAGAACCTGCCCGTCTTGCTCGGGCTCATCGGACTCTGGTACGTGAATTTCTTCAACGCCGAGTCTCAGGCGATTTTGCCCTATGATCACTACCTCGGACGGCTGAGTGCCTATCTGCAGCAGCTCGATATGGAGAGCAACGGGAAGCGTGTGGATCGAGGGGGGAGCGTGGTGAATTACCAGACGGGCCCGGTCATTTGGGGACAGCCCGGCACCAATGGCCAGCACGCGTTCTATCAATTGATTCATCAGGGCACGCGGTTGATCCCGTGCGACTTCATCGGGTTCTGCCGATCGCTCAATCCCAGGGGACAGCATCACGATCTGTTGGCGTCCAATCTGTTTGCGCAGACAGAGGCCCTAGCCTTCGGCAAAACGGCCGCGGAAGTGGAGGCTGAAGGGGTAACTCCGGCTCTCGTGCCGCACCGGACGTTTCCAGGCAACCGCCCGACGAATACCATCCTGGTCGAGCAACTGACGCCGGAAATGTTCGGAAAATTGATCGCGCTCTACGAGCACAAGGTCTTCGTCCAGGGCACGGTCTGGCGCATCAACTCGTTCGACCAGTGGGGTGTGGAGCTGGGTAAAGTGCTGGCCAAACGAATCACGCCGGAATTGACGAGCGGGACAGATCCGGATCTCCGACACGACAGCTCGACCAACGCGTTGATCCGGCGTTACCGCCGGTTTCGCCTGACGGGCTGA
- a CDS encoding acetate kinase — MQVLVINSGSSSIKFRLVDVVEEPKGLLTARPALLQGAVKGIGSVASIELMGRTVGRSTRTLEILDHAHALHILLDQLVGSLDKIEAVGHRVVHGGDQYVKSTLITTQVEAGIDALSELAPLHNPSCLAGIRGARAAFGPALPMVAVFDTAFHQTLPAVAKQYALPVELAERHRIRRYGFHGIAHASLAAGYAAYTGHPSEEMRLITLQLGNGCSVTAIAQGRSVETSMGFTPLEGLVMGTRSGDVDASIVGYLSDREKVEVAEIERWLNERSGLLGLSGRSNDMRELLRSAEQEQDKRAEFAIDLFCYRARKYLGAYLAVLGGADAVVFGGGIGENAPEIRERICRNMEWCGLELSRDLNRAVVGLAPGRAARISAHGSRVAAYVVAADEETWIARETVRCVLDS; from the coding sequence ATGCAGGTTTTGGTGATCAACAGCGGTAGTTCGTCGATCAAATTTCGGCTTGTCGATGTGGTTGAGGAGCCGAAGGGACTGTTGACCGCTCGACCGGCGTTGCTCCAGGGCGCTGTGAAGGGGATTGGGAGCGTCGCAAGCATTGAGCTCATGGGCCGGACCGTCGGCCGTTCGACGAGGACTTTGGAAATCCTGGACCATGCGCATGCGTTGCATATTCTGCTCGATCAACTGGTCGGCTCTCTGGATAAGATCGAAGCGGTCGGGCATCGGGTCGTGCACGGAGGGGATCAGTATGTGAAGTCCACATTGATTACCACGCAGGTGGAGGCCGGAATCGATGCGCTGTCGGAGTTGGCGCCGCTGCACAATCCCTCGTGCCTCGCGGGGATTCGTGGAGCCAGAGCGGCGTTCGGCCCGGCGCTGCCGATGGTGGCCGTGTTCGATACGGCTTTTCACCAGACCCTGCCCGCAGTCGCCAAACAGTATGCGCTTCCTGTTGAGTTGGCCGAGCGGCACCGGATTCGCCGGTACGGTTTCCACGGGATTGCGCACGCCTCGCTCGCGGCCGGGTATGCGGCCTACACGGGTCATCCATCGGAGGAAATGCGTCTGATCACTCTGCAGTTGGGAAATGGTTGCTCCGTCACCGCGATCGCACAAGGCCGGTCGGTCGAAACCTCGATGGGGTTCACCCCGCTGGAGGGGTTGGTGATGGGGACACGCTCGGGCGATGTGGATGCCTCTATTGTCGGCTACCTGTCCGATCGGGAGAAAGTTGAAGTGGCTGAAATTGAGCGGTGGCTCAATGAGCGGTCAGGCCTTCTAGGCCTTTCAGGTCGGTCCAACGACATGCGGGAGCTGCTCCGCTCGGCCGAGCAGGAGCAGGACAAACGGGCGGAGTTCGCCATTGATCTATTCTGCTATCGGGCACGGAAGTATCTCGGCGCCTACCTTGCCGTGTTAGGCGGCGCGGATGCCGTCGTTTTCGGGGGCGGGATCGGGGAAAACGCGCCGGAGATTCGTGAGAGGATTTGCCGGAACATGGAATGGTGCGGTCTGGAACTCAGCCGTGACCTCAATCGAGCGGTGGTCGGACTCGCCCCGGGTCGCGCAGCACGGATTAGTGCGCATGGATCGCGGGTGGCGGCTTACGTTGTCGCGGCGGATGAAGAAACATGGATTGCCAGGGAGACGGTTCGGTGCGTGCTAGATTCATGA
- the atpG gene encoding ATP synthase F1 subunit gamma, translating into MPSLQSVRRKIDSVKKTQKITKAMKMVAAAKLKRTQDRILAARPYAFKMRDAIRNLSRRVNREAHPLLRRREGNRIVVAVITSDRGLCGAFNANILRTAAAALKEFESGGAQVEVAVVGRKGRDFFRRRSWKVRRELVDVFDKLTFEHGMLMGSELQAIDDYVAGRIDAAYAIYNEFKSAIQQRVVVERLLPIDWVVEIADMKDAAQTTESLAGGYLYEPSEDELLEQLLHRHLHVQLYRMLLESSAAEQGARMTAMDGATRNAGELIKKLTIYYNKTRQAAITKELMDIVGGAEALK; encoded by the coding sequence ATGCCCAGCCTTCAATCCGTCAGGCGGAAAATCGACTCCGTCAAGAAAACTCAGAAAATCACGAAAGCGATGAAAATGGTCGCGGCGGCGAAGCTGAAACGCACGCAGGACCGCATTCTGGCCGCTCGGCCCTACGCCTTCAAGATGCGGGATGCGATCCGCAACCTCAGCCGGCGCGTCAATCGTGAAGCGCATCCCTTGCTCCGGAGACGCGAGGGAAACCGCATCGTGGTTGCAGTCATCACAAGCGACCGGGGACTGTGCGGCGCGTTCAATGCGAACATCCTCCGTACGGCAGCCGCCGCCTTGAAAGAATTCGAGTCCGGAGGCGCGCAGGTCGAGGTGGCGGTGGTGGGCCGCAAAGGTCGTGACTTTTTTCGAAGGCGTAGCTGGAAGGTGCGTCGGGAGCTGGTGGACGTCTTCGACAAACTGACGTTCGAGCACGGCATGCTGATGGGATCAGAGCTCCAGGCCATCGACGATTATGTGGCAGGTCGAATCGATGCGGCGTACGCGATCTATAACGAGTTCAAGTCCGCCATCCAGCAACGGGTGGTCGTGGAGCGTCTCCTTCCGATCGACTGGGTCGTGGAGATTGCCGATATGAAGGACGCTGCTCAGACGACTGAGTCACTGGCGGGGGGCTACCTGTACGAACCGAGCGAGGACGAATTACTCGAACAACTCCTGCACCGCCACCTGCACGTCCAGCTTTACCGGATGCTGCTGGAATCGTCTGCAGCGGAACAGGGCGCCCGCATGACAGCGATGGACGGCGCCACGCGGAACGCCGGCGAACTGATCAAGAAGCTCACGATCTACTACAACAAGACCAGGCAGGCGGCGATCACGAAGGAGCTCATGGACATCGTCGGCGGCGCCGAAGCTCTCAAATAA
- a CDS encoding efflux RND transporter periplasmic adaptor subunit, with protein sequence MNETSRRFLFVLFGLALIPVSAGCKNEAGSTASETVPEVQVTEVLQRDLPIHAEWVGTTDGFVNATIQARVSGYLIKRTFDEGSFVRKGDLLFEIDPRPFQAALAQAKGELSKAEARLVKTELDVKRDTPLALAKAISQKDLEDSIQMNAAAKGALASAKAAVEQEQLNLTFTRIEAPIDGITGIAKAQIGDLVGPNTGPLTSISTVDPIRVYFPVSEQEYLKAAEKVQAAYKDPNRQRNDKLEMILSDGSVYPHRGNFLLADRQVDVKTGTIRVAALFPNPGNVLRPGFFARIRAVTHMKQGALMVPQRAIAELQGRYQLAVVGPENKVEIRPVRVAERTGNLWVIEEGLQAGERVIVEGLQKVKAGITVNPKPFQEPMEKAA encoded by the coding sequence GTGAATGAGACCTCCCGGAGGTTTCTGTTCGTGCTGTTCGGACTGGCCCTGATACCGGTGTCAGCCGGCTGCAAGAATGAGGCTGGTTCGACCGCATCGGAAACAGTACCGGAAGTCCAGGTGACGGAGGTACTTCAGCGAGATCTGCCTATTCATGCGGAGTGGGTAGGTACCACCGATGGCTTCGTCAACGCCACAATACAGGCGAGAGTCAGCGGCTATCTCATCAAACGTACCTTCGACGAAGGTTCCTTCGTCAGGAAGGGCGATCTGTTATTCGAAATCGATCCTCGTCCGTTTCAAGCGGCCCTCGCGCAAGCCAAGGGCGAACTCAGCAAAGCAGAAGCCCGCCTCGTGAAGACCGAACTGGACGTAAAACGTGACACCCCTCTCGCCTTGGCCAAAGCGATCAGTCAGAAGGACCTGGAGGATTCGATCCAGATGAACGCCGCGGCCAAGGGCGCGCTGGCTTCAGCCAAGGCGGCGGTCGAACAGGAGCAGTTGAACTTGACCTTCACGAGAATTGAAGCGCCGATCGACGGTATCACGGGGATTGCCAAGGCCCAGATCGGGGACCTGGTCGGCCCGAACACTGGTCCTCTCACATCGATCTCGACCGTCGATCCGATCCGCGTGTACTTCCCGGTCAGTGAACAGGAATACCTCAAGGCCGCCGAGAAAGTACAAGCAGCCTACAAAGACCCGAACAGGCAGCGGAACGACAAGCTTGAAATGATCCTCAGCGACGGCTCGGTTTACCCCCATCGGGGCAATTTTCTGCTGGCCGATCGCCAGGTGGACGTGAAGACCGGGACGATTCGTGTCGCGGCCCTGTTTCCCAACCCAGGCAATGTTCTTCGCCCAGGATTCTTTGCCCGCATTCGTGCCGTGACGCACATGAAGCAGGGTGCGCTCATGGTGCCACAGCGCGCCATCGCCGAGTTGCAGGGCCGCTACCAGTTGGCAGTCGTGGGCCCGGAGAACAAAGTCGAGATCCGTCCCGTCAGAGTGGCGGAACGAACGGGAAACCTCTGGGTTATCGAAGAGGGGTTGCAGGCGGGTGAACGCGTCATCGTTGAAGGGTTACAGAAGGTGAAAGCCGGTATCACAGTCAACCCCAAACCGTTCCAGGAGCCGATGGAGAAGGCAGCATGA
- a CDS encoding multidrug efflux RND transporter permease subunit, producing the protein MAKFFINRPIVAMVISIIMVILGIVAMVQLPIALFPDIAPPEIQLAATYVGADAVTLEKSVATPIEQMVSGVDNMIYMYSVNANNGQMTLRVDFDINTRPNDDQILTQMRYTQAESQLPQEVRNFGVTIKKSATSPLALFSLYSPNGTYDEIFLANYAYVNINDPMTRVPGIGQVTIFGAGQYAMRFWVRPDQLAKLGITVTEITNAIKAQNTVNPAGQIGAEPVPQGQEFTYSVRSQGRLETEEEFGNIVIRANQDGSMVRLKDVARAQLGAQMYNIIGRMNGKPSAIIAIYQLPGSNAIQTMDAATKLMEEMKSRFPGDLDYVTSLDTTQAVREGISEIVHTLFEALVLVIIVVYIFLQGWRATLIPLLAVPVSLVGTFMLFPLLGFSINTLSLFGLVLAIGLVVDDAIVVVEAVEHHIEHGLSPKEASLKAMEQVSGPVVAIALILAAVFVPTAFIPGITGRLYQQFAVTIALSVIISAFNALTLSPALSALLLRPRKPARGPLGLFFGWFNRWFGRATDGYVTVCGGLIRKAGFSMLLLVAITVVSGWLGAQLPTGFLPMEDQGYVYLNVQLPEASSLQRTDQVCKQIEAILKDTPGVRYATTLAGFSLLSMVSTTYNAFFFVTFDPWEERKKPEEQLPSIFQNVNKRLAELPEAKAFLFPPPAIPGVGTSGGVTFVLEDRAGKDIAFLADNTQKFMEAAKSRPEIGRIVTTFIPDVPQVFARVDRDKVLKQGVNLSDVYQTLQTFMGGVMVNFFNRFGRVWQVYVQAEGEYRTQADQVGQFYVRNADGDMVPLSTLVTMERFHGPEFTIRFNEYRSAQLLVGAAPGYSSGQVMKALEEVFAGSMPSGMGFDYMGMSFQEKAAAEGVPAGVIFGFSLLFVFLILAAQYESWALPFSVLLGTPVAVFGAFSALWLLKLAAPQASENDVFTQIGLVMLIGLAAKNAILIVEFAKVEHEGGKPLADAALAAAKVRLRPILMTAFAFILGVVPLVLATGAGAHGRVLLGLAVFGGMLAASVIAIFLIPVTFYVVEKLSGGGDHRRPGTMGSGAPNSSGDGRHQTPVLEPEQLSPPARLEGGH; encoded by the coding sequence ATGGCCAAATTCTTCATCAACCGCCCGATCGTCGCGATGGTGATCTCGATCATCATGGTCATCCTGGGCATCGTCGCGATGGTCCAGCTCCCGATTGCTCTGTTTCCCGACATCGCCCCTCCGGAAATCCAACTGGCAGCCACCTACGTCGGCGCGGACGCCGTCACCCTCGAAAAGTCGGTGGCCACCCCAATCGAGCAGATGGTGAGCGGGGTGGACAACATGATCTACATGTACTCGGTGAATGCGAACAACGGACAAATGACGCTTCGGGTGGATTTCGACATCAATACCAGACCGAACGACGATCAGATCCTGACGCAAATGCGCTATACGCAGGCTGAATCTCAGCTCCCTCAGGAGGTGCGGAACTTCGGGGTCACGATCAAGAAGTCCGCAACCAGTCCCCTCGCGCTATTTTCGTTGTACTCCCCGAACGGCACCTACGACGAAATCTTCCTGGCCAACTATGCCTACGTGAACATCAATGATCCTATGACCCGCGTGCCAGGCATCGGTCAGGTGACGATCTTCGGAGCAGGCCAATACGCGATGCGGTTCTGGGTGCGACCCGATCAGCTGGCCAAACTTGGGATCACGGTCACTGAAATCACGAACGCGATTAAGGCTCAGAACACCGTCAACCCGGCCGGCCAGATCGGCGCCGAGCCGGTGCCGCAGGGACAGGAGTTTACCTATAGCGTTCGCTCCCAGGGTCGCCTGGAGACCGAAGAGGAATTTGGGAACATTGTGATCCGGGCCAACCAGGACGGCTCGATGGTTCGATTGAAAGACGTGGCCAGGGCTCAATTAGGCGCACAGATGTACAACATCATCGGCCGGATGAACGGGAAGCCCTCGGCGATTATTGCCATCTACCAACTTCCTGGATCGAACGCGATCCAGACAATGGACGCCGCGACAAAATTGATGGAGGAGATGAAGTCCCGCTTTCCGGGCGACCTCGACTATGTGACCTCGCTCGATACGACACAGGCCGTGCGGGAAGGCATCAGCGAGATCGTCCACACGCTCTTCGAGGCGCTGGTTCTGGTGATCATCGTCGTCTACATCTTCCTCCAGGGCTGGCGGGCCACTCTCATTCCCCTTCTAGCCGTCCCCGTCTCGCTGGTCGGCACGTTCATGCTCTTCCCATTACTCGGCTTTTCGATCAACACGCTCTCGCTCTTCGGCCTCGTGCTCGCCATCGGGTTGGTCGTCGACGACGCCATCGTGGTCGTCGAAGCGGTCGAGCACCACATCGAACATGGCCTCTCGCCGAAAGAGGCCAGTCTCAAGGCGATGGAGCAGGTCTCGGGGCCGGTGGTGGCCATCGCGCTGATCCTGGCGGCAGTCTTTGTCCCCACCGCGTTTATTCCCGGCATTACGGGCCGGTTATATCAACAGTTTGCCGTCACCATCGCCCTTTCCGTCATCATCTCTGCGTTCAATGCGCTGACTCTCAGTCCCGCCCTCTCCGCCCTTCTGCTTCGACCGAGAAAACCGGCAAGAGGGCCGCTGGGACTTTTCTTCGGCTGGTTCAACAGATGGTTCGGGCGCGCGACAGACGGTTACGTGACGGTCTGCGGTGGGCTCATTCGGAAGGCAGGCTTCTCGATGCTGCTCCTTGTGGCAATCACCGTTGTCTCCGGTTGGCTGGGTGCGCAACTGCCGACCGGCTTCCTCCCGATGGAAGACCAGGGTTATGTGTACTTGAACGTCCAGCTTCCCGAGGCCTCGTCGCTCCAACGAACCGATCAGGTCTGTAAACAAATCGAGGCCATCCTGAAAGACACCCCCGGTGTCAGATATGCGACGACCCTCGCCGGCTTCAGTCTATTGAGCATGGTCAGCACCACCTACAACGCCTTCTTCTTCGTCACGTTCGATCCTTGGGAAGAGCGCAAAAAACCCGAGGAGCAGTTGCCGTCGATTTTTCAGAATGTCAACAAACGCCTCGCCGAACTCCCAGAAGCCAAAGCATTCCTCTTTCCACCTCCTGCGATCCCTGGTGTCGGCACCAGCGGCGGTGTCACGTTCGTCTTGGAAGACCGAGCTGGAAAGGATATTGCCTTCCTGGCGGACAATACCCAGAAGTTCATGGAGGCCGCCAAAAGCCGGCCTGAGATCGGGCGCATCGTCACCACCTTTATCCCTGACGTTCCTCAGGTGTTCGCCAGAGTGGACCGCGATAAGGTGCTCAAACAGGGAGTCAACCTCTCCGACGTGTACCAGACGCTACAAACATTCATGGGCGGAGTGATGGTGAATTTCTTCAACCGGTTCGGTCGCGTCTGGCAGGTCTATGTTCAGGCGGAGGGAGAGTACCGCACACAAGCGGATCAAGTCGGACAATTCTATGTGCGCAATGCCGACGGCGACATGGTGCCTCTGTCCACGCTCGTGACGATGGAGCGGTTCCACGGTCCGGAGTTTACGATTCGGTTCAACGAATACCGCTCCGCGCAGCTGCTGGTGGGGGCTGCGCCAGGCTATAGCTCCGGCCAAGTGATGAAGGCATTGGAAGAAGTCTTTGCCGGATCGATGCCGTCCGGCATGGGGTTTGATTACATGGGAATGTCGTTCCAGGAAAAGGCCGCGGCGGAAGGTGTGCCGGCCGGCGTCATTTTCGGGTTCTCTCTGCTGTTCGTGTTCCTGATTCTTGCCGCGCAATATGAGAGCTGGGCCCTGCCCTTCAGTGTGCTCCTCGGCACCCCGGTTGCCGTCTTCGGTGCCTTCAGCGCGTTATGGCTCCTCAAACTGGCTGCCCCTCAGGCGAGCGAGAACGACGTATTCACTCAAATCGGGTTGGTGATGCTGATCGGCCTGGCCGCCAAGAATGCGATCCTCATCGTGGAATTTGCGAAGGTCGAGCATGAGGGAGGAAAGCCGTTGGCCGATGCAGCGCTGGCCGCAGCCAAGGTCAGGCTCCGCCCCATTTTGATGACCGCGTTTGCCTTCATTCTCGGCGTGGTCCCGCTCGTGCTCGCTACCGGAGCCGGTGCGCACGGACGGGTTCTTCTTGGTCTTGCGGTTTTCGGCGGCATGCTGGCTGCCAGCGTGATCGCGATTTTCTTAATTCCGGTCACCTTCTATGTCGTTGAAAAACTTTCCGGTGGGGGTGACCATCGTCGGCCAGGGACTATGGGATCCGGGGCACCGAACTCTTCCGGTGACGGCCGGCACCAGACGCCGGTGCTCGAACCAGAGCAGCTTTCACCACCTGCGCGCCTGGAAGGAGGGCATTGA